Proteins from one Bacteroides zhangwenhongii genomic window:
- the xseB gene encoding exodeoxyribonuclease VII small subunit has translation MAAKKETYLQAMERLEKIVRQIDNNELDIDILGEKIKEANEIIAFCTEKLTKADKEVEKLLQEKRQSEE, from the coding sequence GTGGCAGCAAAAAAAGAAACCTATCTTCAAGCAATGGAACGTCTCGAGAAGATTGTTCGCCAGATAGACAATAATGAATTGGATATTGACATCTTGGGTGAGAAAATCAAAGAAGCCAATGAAATAATAGCTTTCTGCACCGAAAAACTGACGAAAGCAGATAAGGAAGTCGAAAAATTATTGCAAGAAAAGCGGCAATCTGAAGAATAA